A genomic stretch from Nitrospirota bacterium includes:
- a CDS encoding NADP-dependent isocitrate dehydrogenase, protein VQQFSEEGYLRWDSLGEFLALAVSLEHLAITFNNKKAQVLATTLDQANGKFLESNKSPARKVGEIDNRGSHFYLALYWAQALAAQDEDKELKTRFTPLAKALTENEAKIAGELIAAQGKPQDTGGYYFPDPEKTSKAMRPSATFSAALAAIA, encoded by the coding sequence ACGTTCAGCAGTTTTCAGAAGAGGGGTATTTAAGGTGGGACTCCCTTGGGGAGTTCCTGGCGCTTGCAGTATCGCTTGAGCATCTGGCCATTACGTTTAACAACAAGAAGGCTCAGGTACTGGCAACGACGCTGGATCAGGCAAACGGCAAGTTCCTGGAGAGCAACAAGTCTCCTGCCAGGAAGGTTGGTGAGATAGACAACCGCGGGAGTCATTTCTATCTTGCCTTATACTGGGCGCAGGCGCTGGCTGCCCAGGATGAGGACAAGGAGCTTAAGACCCGCTTTACACCGTTGGCAAAGGCCCTTACAGAGAATGAGGCAAAGATAGCGGGAGAGCTGATAGCTGCTCAGGGTAAGCCACAGGATACAGGCGGTTACTACTTCCCTGACCCTGAGAAGACATCAAAGGCAATGCGTCCGAGTGCGACATTCAGTGCCGCACTGGCTGCTATTGCTTAA